Below is a genomic region from Gammaproteobacteria bacterium CG11_big_fil_rev_8_21_14_0_20_46_22.
GATCGTGTTTCACTTTAGCCTTATCAAGACCCAAACCATCAAGATTTGGCTTTCGCCCCGCTGCCACCAATAAATGCGAACCACTGATCACTTCTTGCTTACCCTCAGCCGCGATCAACACATTGATACTTTCAGAAGCCTGCTCAACGCGCTCAATCGTCACGCACTCGTGCAACTCCACGCCTTCTTCTACAAAGCGCTTTCGCACAACATCAACCAACTCAGGATCATCTTTAGGCAACATTGTCGCCATGTCCAACACCGAAACACGGACACCCAGGCGTCGATGGGCTTGTGCAATTTCACAGCCAATGGGTCCAGCGCCCACAATAATCAAATGTATGGGCTTCTCTTTTAAACTAAATATCGTTTGGTTTGTAAAATAAGGCACTGTGTCCAAACCTGGAATCGGCGGCACGCTAGCGGTTGAGCCTGTCGCTACCACAAATCGACGGGCTTTAATTTCGGCTTGCCCGGCTTTCACGGTTTTATTATCAATAAATTGCGCGCGCGCTTTAATCACCGTCACGCCTAATGTTTTAAACCGTTTTTCCGAGTCATTTGGGCGAATAGCTTCAATCACGCCGTGTATATGATCGTGTACTGCTTGATAATTAACCTCGGACACACTCGCTTCAACCCCAAAGCGCTTCGCTGACTCAATGGCTTTAGCGTGTTTGGCACTGGCAATCAAAGCCTTAGACGGCACGCAACCTGCATTGAGACAATCACCGCCCATCTCAGCCTGCTCGATCAAAACCACTGTAGCACCCATTTGTACCGCACCGGCTGCCACGCTCAAACCACCTGAACCACCACCAATCACACACAGATCAACCTTTAAGGTTTTCATCAGAGCCTTCCTTTCGTTTAAATCGTTTATACGCTATCGGCATGATCGAAAGCGCTGCCAGCAAAATCAGTGGAATCAAAATTTGCGGCTCAAACACAATCGCCCAATTAGGCGCCTCATTGCGTTCAAACACACTGCTTAAACCATTGCCCACTGCCACATAAACCAAACTGCCCGGAATAATGCCTATCAGTGTTGAGAAGGCATACACAGCAAAACGTACATTCAATAAACCCGGCACAATATTCACCAACCAAAAAGGAAACACCGGCAACAACCGTAGAAACAACAAATAGCTCAACGCGTTGTCTTGAAAACCGCGCTCAAATTTTTTAAGCCAGGGGCCAGCTTTTTCACTCAAATAATCCGCAAAGGCATAACGCGCGGCCAAGAAAACCACGCAGGCGCCGAAAGTTGCTGCAATCACGACCCAAAGAGCGCCCCAAACCACACCGAATAAAAAACCTGCGCTCAACGTGAGTACCGTCGCACCCGGAAACGAAAACGCCACAGTAATGATATATATCGTCATGAACGATAAGACAGCCAGCACCGCGTGCGTGCGTGCCCAACTGACCAAGGCTTGATGATGGGTTTTTAACATGGAAAAGCTTAAGTAATGATGCCAGCCTAGCGCAAAGAAGAGCAGCAGGCCCAAAAGCAGCACAGCCACAGGAATGAGTCTAAGAACTTGAAAGCGCACCCTATCCATTTGGCAAAATTTTTCCATAAAATATTCAAAAGCTTAGCAGGCTATTGGTTTTTTGCAAAAAATTCGTTAGCCTCATACGCTATTACTCAGGAGATGCACATGTCAGATTGTTTGTTTTGTAAGATCATTGAAAAAACTCTGCCGGCGACCCTTGTCCACGAAGACGAACACTGCCTAGCTTTCCGTGATATTCATCCACAAGCGCCCGAGCACATCCTGATTATTCCCAAAAAACACATCGCCACGCTGAACGATTTAGAAGACATTGATCAAACACTGGTCGGTCACCTGGTGCTCACCGCAAAGAATCTAGCCAAGCAAATCGGGGTCGATCATAACGGCTATCGCTTAAATTGGAATTGCAATCGACACGGCGGGCAAGAGGTGTACCACATTCACTTGCATTTACTTGCCGGCCGACAAATGACCTGGCCACCGGGTTAAGACTGGGATAGGGCATGGTTTTTGACCCATGATACTTGCTGTTTAGCACGGCGACAGATTCAGCGCTTATATCAGCAAAAAATAGTCTAATGGCACAAAAAGCGTCTTCGCGTTTTCAGCGATGTGTAAACTTGAAGAAGAAATCACGAGATTATAATCCGAGTTAATTTTCTTCATGCTTTTAACGACCTGCTCTGTGGTTTTTTCACCCATGCCAACCTCAATTATTAACTGCTGACGATTTAATATTTGCAACACAAAGTCAGCCCCGCCTTGAGTGCTATCGTAGCGCATAGAACCCTGCCCCCTAAGAATGAACTCTCTGTATAGATGGGAGCCCACCAAATCTTCCAACAACTTTCCTTGTCTGGCCAAATAGGTGCTCTCCTGTCCAGTAAAGTAAAAAAACGCCATCCTAATCGCAGGTGACATAAAAAGGTATTTATTCGGTTTTTTCGCAGCACTCATGTTAGAGCCATAAGCGGGCACTTTTATCAGCAACTCTGCTTTTTCCAGGGCCTCAAGAATGCTGCTAATCGTGTGCCGGCTTATCTGAAAAACCTTCTCGAGCTTAGCCAAGCTCGTTACATCATTTTCAGCCAAAACAAAAAGAATCCGCTTAACAATACTGAGCGTTTCTACAGTAAATTTACCCACATCTGGCAAATCAAACTTAATTATTTTATCAAGAAGGGATGAGATCGAGTCATAAATGCTCACCTCACTTGGCATGGTTAACGCAAATGGAAAA
It encodes:
- a CDS encoding dihydrolipoamide dehydrogenase, coding for MKTLKVDLCVIGGGSGGLSVAAGAVQMGATVVLIEQAEMGGDCLNAGCVPSKALIASAKHAKAIESAKRFGVEASVSEVNYQAVHDHIHGVIEAIRPNDSEKRFKTLGVTVIKARAQFIDNKTVKAGQAEIKARRFVVATGSTASVPPIPGLDTVPYFTNQTIFSLKEKPIHLIIVGAGPIGCEIAQAHRRLGVRVSVLDMATMLPKDDPELVDVVRKRFVEEGVELHECVTIERVEQASESINVLIAAEGKQEVISGSHLLVAAGRKPNLDGLGLDKAKVKHDRPGIVVNARLQSVSNRRVFAVGDVAGRFQFTHAASYHAGIVIRNSLFAWPAKVDYRAMPWCTYTDPELAHVGLQENQAKRCRVLRFSFKDNDRAQAERETAGLIKVIVSPKGRVQGCSIVGHNAGELILPWILAVQQNMPISKLATVIAPYPTLSEISKRVAGSYYAERLFSSRTQRIVRWIQCVLP
- a CDS encoding histidine triad nucleotide-binding protein — protein: MSDCLFCKIIEKTLPATLVHEDEHCLAFRDIHPQAPEHILIIPKKHIATLNDLEDIDQTLVGHLVLTAKNLAKQIGVDHNGYRLNWNCNRHGGQEVYHIHLHLLAGRQMTWPPG